TTCACGATAACCTGTGTTTTCGTCCCGCCAGAGAAGGATCGATTACTCGGCAGAAATCTCGGAGGAACTTCCTTCCGACGCCACGTacagaggtaaggggggggggggcacagacgggggggggggggggtagagacgaATAGATGCATAAGATgtcagatgaatggatagatagacaaactgacGGACAGAGATACtgatagacagagcgagagatacataatcacatacacacaatatatatgtgtgtgcatatatatatatatatatatatatatatatatatatatatatatatatatatatatatatatatatatatatatatatatatatatatatatataatatatatatatgtgtgtgtgtattatgtatgtatgtatgtatgaatgtttatgtatatatatacatatatatatatatatatatatatatatatatatatatatatatatatatgtatatatatatatatatatatatatatatatatatatatatatatatacatagatgtgtacatatatgttgcgtgtgtgtatacagacagacagactgacagacagaaaaaaatccgtgttatttaaaaaaaaaaaacactgctaaTATAAAATGATTTCAAGCTTTTGAAGAAACATCAGTATGGCATTCACTAATTAATATAAACCTACGTAAAGTCAAAGAGCTAGATTAGTTTTCACAGTTAACGAATTATTATCACTTGTTGATTAAGTAATATTGCTGCAACATGCAATTCCTGTCGATTTTTTTCACCAGGTGTTTCATGGGTAATTTCCGGTTTAGAGGAGTCTATTACGCTTCAATGAAATATTCTGCGGCTAAATTATTAAATGTAGACGTTGATGAATTAATGCGATAATTCTCTTTTGAACCGGCTGATCGTCAATGGAAATGGTTAATGTTCTAATGCTATTTGGCGCTAGATTCACTAATAAGGACGTATACTTAAATTGTACACACGATCAatggatatataaacagtatGAATTTGCACGGATTGAGAGGCCCTGATGGTACATGAACACTGTATCCCCCTAGAGTCCGCTGGAGGTACGAGGCGACCAactccaagatctatataactacttatatagaccttgagcaGCACCCCTTTCGTTTCAGGTGACTTTCTAGACTATGCGTACACGGGAGGACGTCGGCCCGTCGGCAGACCCAAAGACCGACGTGAGAGACGACTCTACGACAAGCCAGACCTCTATTACGACGAGGAAGAATACTACGACGACGACTTCTATTACGACGACGACTACGACCTGTATGACGACTATGACGATGAGATTTTCTTTGACGAATACGACCCGCCGCTTGACAATGGCGAGGGGAACCAAGTGCGCGCGAACGACCTAAACGAGCTCAACGATGACGACCTCATTCACAACAACGTCATTCACAAAGACGATAACATTCACTCTAAAGACACTTTGGGTAAAGCAGAGCAAAAGACAAAGTTCAAAGTGAAGGGTAAGTGAcagggaaggagaatagagacAGGTCCTCGCCACGCTCTTCTCTGCCCCTTTCGCTGTGTTTCTGTCTGACAAACGACTCGACTCCAAGACAAGTGATCGGGccgcttttgttcttgtttttgttttcttaatagTAGTTTTACGAGTACAAAAAATGGAGCTTCATTGTGATTCAATATTTTCAAAATATCCTTTAGTTCCCATATACAACAAATGAGAATCTTCATCATGAACTAATTAATGGTTTCTTTGAATATTTTACTACTAGACGTACagtcattactgtaattatgtttattattatcttcctcgataatatcatgatcattacaaaTACAGACGAATTAAACACGGTAACTGATAAGAAGGATactaatgatgacggtaatgttggtgatgattgcACTATCAGTGCtactaaggataataacaacgataaaacaacagtaataatggtagctGCATCAGCGCagctagttatgataataataataaagccgataatgataataacaaagacgatacaaatatatttcattgctattgttgttgtcgttgttgtttatataattacaatcatcattgttttattgttatcacttttgtcGGTAAtcttatcactatcgttatttttagtttcaaattactgttattattatcataatcaatcattatcaatatcatcataaatcTTACTATTTCTGCCATTTTCGTAGTAAGATGCGTCATTGCACTCGTACTTTCTCACAAGAGCATTTACAGAAACACACCAACTCACGGCACAGCATAAGCCTCACTTGAGATCAAATgagtctcccctccttccccattttctttggtGGGAACCATAGGCCTCTCCCCTCCTAAGACCATAAAATATTAATCCCCTTCATCCTCTCATAAGCACACGACTCCCCATAACCGTCCCTCAAAGTGATAATTTACGTAAGtatcccttattttcttcttcctcctcccatttaaCCTTCTgggtccccttcttcccctcctcttcttctactttttcttcctcttcctcctcctccaccaccacctcctcctacttcctcctcttcctcttttcttcatcctcctccaccacctacttctccaccaccaccacctcctcctcctccagctcctcatcctcctcttctttcttctcctgctcctcctcctcctcctcttcctcttcctccagctcctcctcctcctcttcctcttcctccagctcctcctcctcctcgtcctcacatacgcctccctctccccaggtAACCCGGGCGTCGACTTCCCCGCCTTCAAGTTCCTCCCAGAGACCAGATTCCGATGCGAAGGACGCGCCCTCGGGTACTACGCCGATCTCGAGACGCGCTGCCAGGTGAGTGGGCGGGAAGGGGACGgacgcgcacatgcatacatacataaacctacatacgtacatacatacatacatacatacatacatacgtacgtacgtacgtacgtacgtacatacatacatacatacatacatacgtacatacatgcttatatacatacgtacaaacatacatacatacatacatacatgcatacatacatacatgcatacaaacataaatacgtacgtacatacatacatgcatatatatatatatatatatatatatatatatatatatatatatatatatatatatatatatatatatgaatatatgcatacacacataggcatTTCGAAAGATGACCTAAACACATCACTTTAAAAATGTATTAGACGAGGACATCGCAGCAAAACTTTAGTGCACTCAGCCTCTCCCGGGGACAGCGACGGCGTTGGCAGAGGCGGTCGTTCAGGGAAACATTTCTTGGGAGAAAGTGTTACGTAAAGCAGAGCAGAATAGAGCAATTCGTTCTTCTTACTCACGAATTCGTTATATCATCAGAGTAGTCAAAATATCGGCAGATCTAACTTCATTACATTGGATCGTGCAAAGTGAGTTAAGAGCCTTTTAACAGAAAGAATTTACTGAATGAAGTCGTATCGATTCATTgacttctgtgtttgtttgttttttttgtttttcttttttatatcacagTTGAACAAACTTTCCCCAGGATTTCCCAtggtaaatagagagacagagagtgaaaacgaaagaaggaataaagatagTCGGCCGGTTTATTAAAATAGAGCGAGGCTCCACCCAATAAATCTTCAtcatacggacatgcataaacAGTATCTATCCGTCTAGATACgtatatctaccggacagatagatagataaatgtatatctatcaaatagtgagacagatatgcatatatttctgtgtatctgtatgtccGTATGGGTGAATATTCATTGGAACGAACTTCACACAATTAAAACAAACTGACCGTATATAACAGCTTCCTTCCCCATCAGGAGCTAAGCatgaaaggaggtggggggtggaggggggaggcctCCTAAAAAGCAGCTGTGGTGGGGCTCGAGCGGGGAAATCTGGAGGAAGGAAAACTGCATTGGTTTTAGCGGTCGAGAGAATGCTGTGAGGGAACATGAGACAATGCCTCGACGATGAGGGCGCTGGCCGCAATTAGGGGCTTCGAGACCAGCTGTCCGCCGCCGGGAAACCGCAAGCCGATGAGCCGCGGATCGAGGCTGCTGCTCCTCCCTGCGGCTCGGGTGGCGCTGCTGCAACTATTTCGGGAGTTTTTTATCTGGCTATTCTAGATGTGCTTATCTGCTCATTTACTTGTTTAGGTCCCGCTGCGTTCTTGCTCTCTTAGTTTACTTTTCAGTAATTATTTCAAGATTTGGGTAACTTGTTCGTTGTCTCGGGAACATATAAGCTACACAAATAATCATATACACATGCCTTTACAGTATTCAAACAGACTCATATACAGTACATGCAACTTCcataaagtttgtgtgtgtgtgtgtgtgtgtgggcgtgtgtgtatgtatatatatatatatatatatatatatatatatatatatatatatatatatatatatatatatatatatatatgtgtgtgtgtgtgtgtgtgtgtgtgtgtgtgtgtgtgtgtgtgtgtgtgtgtgtgtgtgtgtgtgtgcgtgtgtgtatatttatatatatatatatatatatatatatatatacatatttacatatatatatatatatatatatatatatatatatatatatatatatatatatatatatatatatatcatattacatatacataaatatatgtgtgtgcatatgtttatatatacatacatatatatagatagatagatagatagatagatagatagatagatagatagatagatagatagatatatgcacattaacacacacacacacacatcacattacATATAGTATAGCATTTTATATATCccatatgattatttcaatgcaGTTAGAAAATGTGGAAAGGAAATCAATCGTTTTGCCGCGTGGATCCTGTCGTAGATTCTTGTGATCCTCTGTTTCATCTCCTAGATACCGAGTCTTCTAGTTTGTCACAATATCTTCCGCCATTCCAGGTGTTCCACGTGTGCGAGCCGGGGAACGCGCAGCACGACTTCCTGTGCCCCGAGGGGACGATCTTCAACCAGAAGTACATCGTGTGCGACTGGTGGTACAATGTCGACTGCCCCAAGTCGCCCGACTTCTTCGAACTCAACTTGGAATTCTTTAAGGTATTTCAAGCTCCTCTCGACTCGGCTGCTTCACAAGATAGAAATGATATCAGGTGGAGAAGAGAAGCTTCCTTCCTGTTGCTTCATCCGTAGTAAAAGAAATTTCCTTTCAGGAGGGCGAGGTCACAAGCCCGCCCCTGACCGCCGTGCCAGGCCCCAAGGGCGCCGTGGCCCGCCTCGCGGCCAGACCCCAGCAAGGGAGTCGAAGGCCGCAGCGGCGCCGCCCGCAGGGACAGCGGCGGCAGCAGGTAGCTGTCACCGAAGTCCCTCTGCAGGCGGCGGGGACGATGAGAACGCCCCAGGCCAGCGTGTATGTCCCGCCGCTGCCTCCTACCCTTCAGCAGGTTTCCATCGCGGCCGAGCGCCAGGTCAGTCCCGCCGTCACTAGCGTCGCCGGGCTGTCCTACGAAGCTCCGCCGAGGAACGCAGCCCTCAGCCAGGCCCTTCGGGATCGCGGAAGACTCCGTGGCGCCCGAAGGAGGGGCCAGAGCCGAAGCAGGCCGCCCGGCGAAGGTCTGGCGCTGGAGGTGCGCTATAACATCGCGAGCGACGGCCTCCGGTTCCCTGAGGGCTCCTCCGCCGCCCTCACCGACGCCAGGGCGGGCGACCCTCCTGCGTCCGCCGGCGGCCTCGGCTCTCGCGCCGCCCAACAAACTcttgaacctcctccacctccaccttcttcccctcctcctcctactcctcctccagtTCTGCCTGACCCCGTA
This genomic stretch from Penaeus vannamei isolate JL-2024 chromosome 28, ASM4276789v1, whole genome shotgun sequence harbors:
- the LOC113824623 gene encoding uncharacterized protein; its protein translation is MKLLFFLTPLFFGCVFGDPQRIPPHAHVAQRRIDYSAEISEELPSDATYRGNPGVDFPAFKFLPETRFRCEGRALGYYADLETRCQCTQPLPGTATALAEAVVQGNISWEKVLRKAEQNRAIRSSYSRIRYIIRVVKISADLTSLHWIVQRFPMYSNRLIYSTCNFHKKMWKGNQSFCRVDPVVDSCDPLFHLLDTESSSLSQYLPPFQVFHVCEPGNAQHDFLCPEGTIFNQKYIVCDWWYNVDCPKSPDFFELNLEFFKEGEVTSPPLTAVPGPKGAVARLAARPQQGSRRPQRRRPQGQRRQQVAVTEVPLQAAGTMRTPQASVYVPPLPPTLQQVSIAAERQVSPAVTSVAGLSYEAPPRNAALSQALRDRGRLRGARRRGQSRSRPPGEGLALEVRYNIASDGLRFPEGSSAALTDARAGDPPASAGGLGSRAAQQTLEPPPPPPSSPPPPTPPPVLPDPVSIPVRPDIPFPDQITDPPCPPSPLDEPPKALSPPSTLYETPTANLPPPPPPPPPPPPPPPSPPPSSLAFPEKLIDSPLPPPPHPSALYEPPPVVHTELIHNHVDQVPQEQNQNVQIHLHIHPGSLGAEVDAARAPAPDLQPAPPRPRLTFLATPEPLPPSPAHPNGHGAPPRRLPTPAPDAPTSLPPPPPPHAHPLAAAHAQPLPHPLPTPHPLPHPSYASPPPPPPPAVPPPQPSVAPAARPPSGLLVKPKSLSGHEALPALAPRPSSTRPPRPPPPIRTSALRQHLPHALSYPGSLPDTRADTPRPPRRRRPRPHRPRTPPPPPPTPYPAATPVPLYPVAAHHSVTPTYRATTLEYHPTTPKTRLPAAKYTSSAPFAIDPHRLQSYPKPLPYHSLTSTC